The genomic region TTAAAATTAATCTAGGAAACAACATACGTTTGTTTTatgataaatttaataaggtatataattaaaatgtatattttttttttttttttttttcattgtagttgcaaaatatatatatatatatatatatatatatatatatatatttatatatatatgtatatattgtgagaatattttattttcttattatatatatatttattatatttctttttatatatattttttaaatatatagtattaatatgtctattatatatatatatatataacctgttgtatattttaatatttaataatgtcctaatttttttatttttgaaggAATATGCTAAAGAAGGAAACTTCGTAGTGTTTGTagattatatgtttttttttaagaaacgGCATGAGCTTATAAagttaattatttttttaatagttACAAAGAAGCTAGCTAAAATTTCTGGAGGTAACAGTAACACAAACAAtattaatcaaaataatgaagagAGAAAGGtttcaaaaataatatggtctgatgataaagaaaagaaagaaaaaaaaaaaaaaaattgtgatgataataataaaaaagaaaatgtaaaaGAGGTGAaggattataattattataatgagcttttaaaaaaagaagaacatataattaaaaaattaaaatttattaaacataCTTTTGAAATAgaacaaattatattattatccatAATATCAAATTTTGAAGATGATAATACAGAAAATAAAAGTGAAAAATGTAaagatttaataaataacttAGAACAATTAAAATTAGGTTCTaaggatataataatagCAATAGCtgataagtatatattaaataatatatgttatatgtgtcaaaataaatataaaggtaAGATAGAAACACAAcaacatataaatgtaatataatatattatgtgtgtatatatatatgatgaacaTGATAAGAGACAAACAAATATCTAATATAAACATGATCACATgtacataataattttaacattaatattaatattaatatatttcttttttttttttttttttttttttttattagctGCCTGCCTTTATATAATACCAAGTTCCATAAGGTCCTCTATGGAATTATTTTATTGGAGCAGCCAGACACTAGACATCCTAAGtaactaaaaataaaatgaaaatatacatatatatatatatatatgtgtatctgttttttttttttatatgtatgtgtgatcctacatttatttattacacAACGTTTTCCATATACCTTTTTACATATTCATACATTGTAGTCATTTTAAATAACTTTTGATGTTCTCAAATAGATGTCCTATTATTATAACACGTGACCATAAATAATtatgtcatatatataatatatatatatatattttttttttcattgtaGGTTTTCAGTGCATGGTTAGATGTTTAAACACTCACGtaattatttgtatcattAAAAGCATGTTTGTAATTTTAAACGacgatgaatataaatatgccTTGTCAGAAATTCTTAGTTCAGCACTTATTAATGataaatgtatgtatatgagaataaaaaaatatgacatggattattttaaaaaaaacattatattttttatgaaaaaatatataattaataaaaaatttttaatagcAGAAGATCATTATAACATTGtcaacaaaaataaaagtggaaataataaaaatagttttgttcataataatatttatagggTATACcatattcataaaataaatgaattttataatttctattatataagtattttatatttatcagaatattttgaaaataatgacATATGTCTTAAAGATATgacttataataatgatatgtgTAATTATTACAGTCttttaaataatcatatatctcaagatacaaataaaaaggaCGATGCAAATTATGAGAAAGgtgttcataaaaatataaattataaatattattataataataaaaataatagtaatgataACAATCATCAATCGAATAGAGAGCcacaaattaataataaggaacagaataaacaaaataatatactacaaaatgagaagaaaaaagaaaagatagCAATACAAGGAATATATACAAGGGTAAATACAGTAAATATaggttataatataaaaaatgctATATcacaaatatttaaatataaacataaatataatgaatatttaaattatggtATATTATgtgaattaaaaatattatatgaattaaatataatagatttattatttttattagatGTAGAAGATATAATGAAACGATATCATTTGAAATATGAAATCAATGAAATTTATTTATCTCTTCATATTAAAGAATTAatacaaaatttatatgtattaaataatattaatcaaTTAAATTATCTATTATTCTTTAACCCTATACATataagtaaaataaatattaatctACTTATAGAAATACCTATAGAATCAGCACTCAAAGTATTATGTccaaatatgtttatatcatcatatagtaaaagtaatatattgAATCTTGATAAATATGACATCTGTTTAATAGACACAAGTGATAAGGAAAATGTGTCTTCCATATATGAGACGAGacaaaggaaaaaaaaaacgtttGACaagaacaacaaaaaaaaacagacaACCAAAGGGGAGACCATAACAAACAAACATATAACaacaaagaaaaatattacaagCAACGATGTAATTACAAAGGAAAATATTACAAGCAACGATGTAACCagaaaacaaaatattacaaGCAACGATGTAACCAGAAAACAAAACATTAGAACCATTCTGATGAACACCATAAAGCTGCCACACTTAAGCAGCAAATCAGAAACGATTCGAATTATCTACATCAGTTGTCTTAgctcaaataaaatatacttgagaaatataaatatgtgttACGACGTTGtggtatttataaaaatattaagagACTTAAGATTTCCTATTATTTTCaaggataaaaaaatagatgaatatgtaaataatataattaatgttcaaaaaaaaagatatttagaagaaaaaaaaaaaattaaagatgaAAAACGCTTACAGAATGcaacaaatattaataattcatttaataaatattccattgaaaatttattttctataaaaagaaaaagttaTATAGAAGATCTTTCACAAATGAAGTCTAAAAAAATGtctaaaaaagaaagaaaaaacaaaagtaaaaataatatttgtaataatatatatagaaacaacaacaaaaaaaagaaaaaaaaaatgtttcaatatacaaaaaaagatgaaaaaaatatagaagaaaTAAGTGAAGATCATGATAATACAGCATGTATTCAGCATTCTTCATTatcttatttctttttaaaaaaagaaaaaaacattattataattaaaggGAATATAGAAAACAGTActacattatttaaaaaatttgttttcaaaaagaaaattatattaaatgtttataattGTGGAACTGTTTGTCGTTTTATATTACCACtcttatgtttatatatatgtaaacaaaatataaaagctaatgaagaaaataaacaaaaaattaaatcgATTATATTAAAAGGATGTAAGCAAATGGAAAGTGTACGTATCATACATCCTCTCATTAAAGTTATAAGAAAAtgtttcaaatatataaaaataaaatatttaaaaaaaatatattatttacctatacatatatcaattaaaaaaaacatattaaatatgaaacatgatgatatattcataaccaaaaaaatttatgtagataattattattcaagTCAATTTATTTCATCCTTACTTTTAATATCTCCTTTCTCAAATAATAACacaaaaatatgtttaaattatcaacgtgtatataaagaaaatataatcaacaaggattataaaaaaaaaaaaaaaaaaaattacattaatggtaataataatattaaatataaaattaggtatatacataatatatctgatcagaaagaaaaaaaaaaaattacattctttaaaaaatatatgataaataatgaaCGTGGTTTAAATAAACTAATTAGTCCTCATGATTTTCAACAGGGTATCATTATGGctaagaaaaatatacatacaaataaaaataaaaataaaaataataatataaataataatataaataataatataaataataataaaaaaaataaggtgAATAACCAGACATATGTGCAACATAATCTCCCATATgattatacattttataaaaaaataaagaatcaaaaaaataaacagtGTGGGCTATTTAATACCACATCTAAAGCATTCATAGATATGACGTTGTGTGTTATGAGGATGTGGGGAGTACATATAAAGGTTAATCATAAaggtatatattatgtaaaaaaaaaaaacatgtatgagttatataaagaaataacaaataatactactactacaaatgataataatattaatattaataataattgtaagagtgacatatatataaatacatctAATCACAATGAACAtccttttaaaaataagacAAACGATGCACCCTCTTCAATTATTCTCAAAAAAGACATCcagaaacaaaataaatcaaGGAGAAACAAAATAGTTACAAATTTACTTCAGAGGGATAACAAAAAAGAAggatataatatgataaagaaAGATGATGTTGAGACAAACGGTACTTCTAAACATATGAGAAAAAGGACAAATGTTGTAGAGGAAACAAAAAagaatacattatataaacaaaacatAGAATGTTTAACAAAGGATACAACAATAAACTTAAAAAAGAATGGAAAACCAAATAgatactattattatcatattaataACGATTTtggattatatttttatttcattataggatttataattaaaaaagaaaattgtaTGATCACCTTAAAAttagatattaataatttaaatgttaaatataaaggaaataaaatttacaaaataaaaagtgTCATGTATCAAcaggatatatataattattatcttcttaatattcttttattagtTGGagtaaagatatatataaaaaaacataagaaattaaataattatagtaaatataatataaattattataatttaataggttctaaaaataaatctaataaattatatatggttCATTTTATAACATCTAAGATTTGTATTAACAAAAAAGAGTTATTAAGaccattttataaaatccaaaaaaaaagagaaaaaaaaaaaaaatatatatatattataaatgaaagtggaaaaaagaatataatagaATGTAGAAATAATATGGTTTCAAATAATttacaagaaaaaaatttggTTAGACCCACTTTATTATGTAACATGtcatgtaataataatatatcacctttatttatatcaatgaatgaatacaataaaatgaaaagtaataattatatagaacaaattttaaataattataaaataaaatataatatttatgaaaaaatttatataaaatatgaaatgaaTGAGAATCATATATTAAGTTTCAAAATTGTTATAGATGCAGAATCTTTTTCAGATGATTTTATTTccatatgtattttatttagttatttcttaatatataatttaaatcataatataatatttaaaatcaAAAACATACataatcaaaatattaaagaatcAACTAGAATATATCATGTAgtctatatattaaaattattttttcataacttattatttatttcttgtactgataatagtatatatataactaaaaTTTTACatcatatacaaaatatacatttttatagatataaaaaaaaaaaaaaaacaaacaatataataaatacagacaaaaatataattacaaataataataataataataatatatatacaaattctattcataaaaaatatgaaaaaatcaATACCTTCTGTAAtgattcaaaatatattgtaaataatatgcaatctttatatctatatgtaGATACACAAAATGATCAtcgaattatttttatggtaACCATCTTGTctcttatttttaaaaatattataataaataaatgtgaCCATATACAAAAAAGTTTCCCTTTATTCTATCACTATGCAAAAAAATATCTACAAATATATGTGAAAAATGGATCTAatgattttattaatacTTATAATTTTCAGGATGTTAACAATattaatttgttatattgtaaaaaaaaaaaatctccTCAGAAGGGGTCTACTCCAAATGAGAAGAATAAAAGTGGGAAAACAAAAGAGAGTGATACAAAAAAGTTGAGTGACATATCAAAAGAGAGTGATACAAAAAAGGAGATGGATACAAAAAAGTTGAGTGACATATCAAAAGAGagtgatataataaaacaaaatggtAATGTTGAACAtatgaacataataatagaagatgacaaaataaaaattgctAAATATACAGAatctattaaatataataataatacatgtgATTCTGAATCCATTTCAGTATCTACATCTGTTTTATCTTTTGAATCTGCTAATGAATCATCTGATAATAGtatgaataaattaaataaagaaaatatggcAACAAACAATGaaattataacaaaaaataataatgaaaataatgaaaaaaataataataatagtagtagtagtagtagtattATTGCCAATGTTgaagaagataaaaaaaattataaacaaaattataataagaattataaaaagaattataaaaaaaatgtattgcacaaaatatttatatcatgcTTCAACTTGTTCTCTtctaagaagaaaaaaaaaataaataaatacaacaatgagaagaaagaaaaaaaatgtaatacaCGTCACAGAGGAAAACCACAAATGAAGAACAAATTTGTTTTCATAAAATCTACACCTTATGTTTTAAGACATTCTAATTATAATAGAAATTTGAAAGATTTATACTGCATAAAAGaaatagaagaaataaaagaaataaaagaaataaaaggaataaaagaaataaaagaaataaaagaaactTTTCATAGTACATATGAAAGTCAtaatataaaggaaaaaagtGATATACACAATGGAAACAAAAacgatcataataatatagataatataccAAATGatcataaaaaagaaatatatacttctaaacaatataaagatgaaaaaatatgtatgaaattacaaaaatatttatattttaaaagaaaaagatatattatatctacAATATATTTgcattataaaagaaaaggaaaagacACAAGTAAGAAGAACAtacaaaaagaagaagaaaataaaaaaaaacaattatcatataatatatattcgaAAGGTAATAGTATAATagataatcatataaaatataataatattatagatatatataaaaggaataattttatttataaagatgataattatagaaggacatatacatatgatgAAATCTtggaaaatgatataaatatatcttatttaataaaacaaataaatattttgaatgTTACAATAATATGTGGTATGAGAAATGTGGGGAAAACATTCCTcagtaaaaaaataaaaaatagcATAGTTATTGATAtagatgaatatatattaaaagaagaaattaagTTTGATAAATTATCTATATCAGATTTTagatattatgaatatataacatttatttcttctttatatctagctttttatatattaacatttgATCAGAATGTGTCAATGCCTAAGCATAAAAAGGTAGATACAATAAAGCATGTGGATATaaagaatgaaaaaataaaatggacAAATCATAACAAACAAGTAGGTCCTCATAATCATattaacaacaaaaaaaaaaacaacaacaataataataataataataataataattattattattgtgatAACCATAATTGTTTAATTGAgaataaagataaagaaCCTACTagcaacaaaaaaaaaattgtcaAAAAAGTTTCCTTTTCAGATGTATGCGAAATATATGTAGATGATCCcaattttgaaaataaatattatgatgaaaatatattttatacatatacatacaaaggcataacattttataacaaaaaaataaatgatctGTTTTgtagattaaaaaaaaaatgtatagaagaaaaaaaaaatggagaaCAACGTATGAACAATATTACAATTGTATTAGGAGGTGGAATTATTGAATTTGATAAATCCAAAgaagtattaaaaaaattaaaaaatgttattttaattaaaagaaataaagatgaaatatatgatatatgtataaatgataatataaaacctAAATTAAAtggtaatataaaagatattataaatagaagaactatattatataataaattatcgaatgcttttcattttattattccttCAGAagatatgataaataaatatataagacatgatgaatataataaatatgtaaatagaAATGAATTAATAGTACATAGCTTTTTAAGCTTTTTTAATtatcctttttttaaaaaagtatTAATAAGTGATATAATAGTAAATCATCGACCTGGTAGTAATAATACTAATAAGAAGAAGAAAGAGGaggattataataatcattatattaataattatatgaatgattatatgaatgattataataataattatattaataattataataatcattatattaataattataataatcattatattaataattatattaataattataattgtaACAatcatatcatttttaataatcaTTATCGTGTCCTATATATCAATCTAAATAACCTCAGATATTTTCcatatatgaatttattaaacgataattatgatattatacatataaaaatatataaatatgaacaaataaaattattgcaGCTAgctatttttcttataagaTCTTGTACATgcaaagaatataaaattattgtaaaattatatcctcaatatttcttttcatataaagaatatattataaaaaaaaagaaacataaaaagaaaagtaaTAAGAACTATGGAtgtgataattatatatgtgaaaatatactacatatattttataaatataaaataaatatatttgaattagataataattttttaaaagtagccaaaaaaatattatcatataaaaaggaaaatatatttttcattatctccaaaaaacaaaaaaaagtaaatgaattaaatatacaaaatcatttaaataaattaaatatattccaagctgatattattaaattatcacatcattataaaatatcttcaacaaaatataatctcttagaaaatattttatttaaattttatgtTCATAAAATGAAGCAACCCATAAATAGATTAACATTTGAAAAACTTATCCACAATAATGATAAGAATAAGCAAactcatattttatattataatgttattgacaaatatttattttactttctatataataacataacaCATCTGTCTTACAATAAACATTTCTTATCTacaatcaaaaaaaaaaataaaacacacGCACATTTGCTTAATATTAAACAGAATCATGAAAATGAAAcgaaaaatattcaaaatgaaTATTCTTACACACactctttttattataacaatgTAAAGCCTATCATGTTCTTTACGACCATACAAAATGtcgaacaaaaaaaatgacgATGAAAAgggatattattaaaatataatcacaaattataaatatattaatcatTTCGATAAcgtcataaaatatattgatcATTTCAATATTGTCAAGAAAAAAGGGACAGGAGGGGTaaacacaaaataatatataccgagactttttatttataatccgtaaataattataaatattatgatgaaCCAACactttgaaaaataaaagtattcataaaaaaaaaaataacatttatacatatagataaattattataaacacataataatatatatataatatatgtatgtgccgcttatattcaatattttccttttttttttaaaattaaaaaaaaaaaaaaaaaaagttatataaataaataaatataaatatataaatatatatatatatatatatataaattaacaaaaaatttgtgagttacaaaaaaaaaaaaaaaatttggtttattttttcaagATGGCAAAATATTCCatatgaatttaaaaaaaaattaaaaaaaaaaattttttttttttgccttCTTCGTGACAAgtataataattcaaatgacataaaatatatatatatatatatatacatatatacatatatacctTTTTAGGTTATTGAAAAGTTAAacatatcattataatttaattcattaaaatgtgagaacatattatatatatgcatattttgTACACCTGGTTGTTGAAGAATATGATTATTTCCTTGTAATGATTCATAtagatatgaataaaaattatcctttgagttattattttcatttgataTGATTTGATTACTTTGTTTATTatctacatttatattataatgatcatatagaatattacttttaatttgttcttgttcattttgttttatattacatgttgttaatttttcatcatcattaaataacatatttttatttatatctaataCTACATGATGATTATTTTCAGAAAGAGAAAATTGTttggaatttttttttgcatatttatttaaaacttTAATAGTTTTTTTAAGAACATGTTTACAAtcataaattttaaattctttgaataaattaacaatattatgaatatcatttaattgataatatatattttttcctgttattatttcaaacaaaaaattaaataaattaatataaaaatttagatctctttcattttctatagattttatatgataccaaaaatataatccaaaatttttaaatttccaTTTCTTAAAAATTATACCTATTGCTTTAAttgtatttaataaaaatatttttatttcataacttgtaaaaattaatttctcattttgttttatttcaCTCTTCCCATGTTTATTATCTAAACATAAAactcttttctttttatatttatgtatataattaattttgttACAACTATTATAAGAAATacaattatttgtatttacatCTACcaccttattattattattatcattattattaatattgttatttattttgctTATATTTGTtgtatcttttatattcataacaTCCTTCATGTTATTATTCATCTTAATCATCATAtcgttcatattattttttattgatggtccatttctttttcctataaatttatttagatattttaatttcaccatattcttattatttcttatcaaatttttaagaaaattatatttttcttcactaattttttttgtagacCCCATGTTTTGATCATTCTCTTTTTTAGACACTTTTTTCATGGTCACTTTATTACAACTTggatttatgtttatattattcatactaTTCATATGATTCATACTATTCATACTATTCATATGATTCatactattcatattattcatattattcatactattcatattattcatattatccaTATGATTCATATTGTTATTGTTTGGATCTAATGATACTATCGATAATTTATTCACACCTTCTTCTTCATCCATACTATTCATTTTCatcacattattattaacatcaatgttatttttctttatcttattattcgcaatatttatataattattttcatccttttccacattataaatattcattttatttatatcatattctCTATCGTTTGACAAATCGGTAGACAcattcttatttattataacattatttattatcttacttttatcattatcattataatttatcatattattattattattgttgttgttattattcaACATGTTTCTtcctatatttatattttgcatTTCATCTGTAAGTAATACATTATCATGCTTTcctaaaaaaatatcattcatatttttttttttttttatacctcCCACATCAGTTATACTTGTAAGAGAAtactttcttttattatcatcaagattattcaaatattgaatattttcttgtatatattttaagtatTTTGCATTCTTATTTATACTTTCAGAGGTGTCACTTTTTCCACAGGTACTAAATTTCTTTTGTATAtcactattattttttacttgTGCAtttaagttatatatatcattattattgtttaataattttagtgtatttatataattcacgtcgtttatattattcatgttgtttatattattcatgttgtttatattattcatactgtttatattattcacactgt from Plasmodium sp. gorilla clade G2 genome assembly, chromosome: 2 harbors:
- a CDS encoding pentafunctional AROM polypeptide, putative, with product MSRGIEDMVDNIALTEKEIRFKINLGNNIRLFYDKFNKEYAKEGNFVVFVDYMFFFKKRHELIKLIIFLIVTKKLAKISGGNSNTNNINQNNEERKVSKIIWSDDKEKKEKKKKNCDDNNKKENVKEVKDYNYYNELLKKEEHIIKKLKFIKHTFEIEQIILLSIISNFEDDNTENKSEKCKDLINNLEQLKLGSKDIIIAIADKYILNNICYMCQNKYKAACLYIIPSSIRSSMELFYWSSQTLDILSFQCMVRCLNTHVIICIIKSMFVILNDDEYKYALSEILSSALINDKCMYMRIKKYDMDYFKKNIIFFMKKYIINKKFLIAEDHYNIVNKNKSGNNKNSFVHNNIYRVYHIHKINEFYNFYYISILYLSEYFENNDICLKDMTYNNDMCNYYSLLNNHISQDTNKKDDANYEKGVHKNINYKYYYNNKNNSNDNNHQSNREPQINNKEQNKQNNILQNEKKKEKIAIQGIYTRVNTVNIGYNIKNAISQIFKYKHKYNEYLNYGILCELKILYELNIIDLLFLLDVEDIMKRYHLKYEINEIYLSLHIKELIQNLYVLNNINQLNYLLFFNPIHISKININLLIEIPIESALKVLCPNMFISSYSKSNILNLDKYDICLIDTSDKENVSSIYETRQRKKKTFDKNNKKKQTTKGETITNKHITTKKNITSNDVITKENITSNDVTRKQNITSNDVTRKQNIRTILMNTIKLPHLSSKSETIRIIYISCLSSNKIYLRNINMCYDVVVFIKILRDLRFPIIFKDKKIDEYVNNIINVQKKRYLEEKKKIKDEKRLQNATNINNSFNKYSIENLFSIKRKSYIEDLSQMKSKKMSKKERKNKSKNNICNNIYRNNNKKKKKKMFQYTKKDEKNIEEISEDHDNTACIQHSSLSYFFLKKEKNIIIIKGNIENSTTLFKKFVFKKKIILNVYNCGTVCRFILPLLCLYICKQNIKANEENKQKIKSIILKGCKQMESVRIIHPLIKVIRKCFKYIKIKYLKKIYYLPIHISIKKNILNMKHDDIFITKKIYVDNYYSSQFISSLLLISPFSNNNTKICLNYQRVYKENIINKDYKKKKKKNYINGNNNIKYKIRYIHNISDQKEKKKITFFKKYMINNERGLNKLISPHDFQQGIIMAKKNIHTNKNKNKNNNINNNINNNINNNKKNKVNNQTYVQHNLPYDYTFYKKIKNQKNKQCGLFNTTSKAFIDMTLCVMRMWGVHIKVNHKGIYYVKKKNMYELYKEITNNTTTTNDNNININNNCKSDIYINTSNHNEHPFKNKTNDAPSSIILKKDIQKQNKSRRNKIVTNLLQRDNKKEGYNMIKKDDVETNGTSKHMRKRTNVVEETKKNTLYKQNIECLTKDTTINLKKNGKPNRYYYYHINNDFGLYFYFIIGFIIKKENCMITLKLDINNLNVKYKGNKIYKIKSVMYQQDIYNYYLLNILLLVGVKIYIKKHKKLNNYSKYNINYYNLIGSKNKSNKLYMVHFITSKICINKKELLRPFYKIQKKREKKKKYIYIINESGKKNIIECRNNMVSNNLQEKNLVRPTLLCNMSCNNNISPLFISMNEYNKMKSNNYIEQILNNYKIKYNIYEKIYIKYEMNENHILSFKIVIDAESFSDDFISICILFSYFLIYNLNHNIIFKIKNIHNQNIKESTRIYHVVYILKLFFHNLLFISCTDNSIYITKILHHIQNIHFYRYKKKKKTNNIINTDKNIITNNNNNNNIYTNSIHKKYEKINTFCNDSKYIVNNMQSLYLYVDTQNDHRIIFMVTILSLIFKNIIINKCDHIQKSFPLFYHYAKKYLQIYVKNGSNDFINTYNFQDVNNINLLYCKKKKSPQKGSTPNEKNKSGKTKESDTKKLSDISKESDTKKEMDTKKLSDISKESDIIKQNGNVEHMNIIIEDDKIKIAKYTESIKYNNNTCDSESISVSTSVLSFESANESSDNSMNKLNKENMATNNEIITKNNNENNEKNNNNSSSSSSIIANVEEDKKNYKQNYNKNYKKNYKKNVLHKIFISCFNLFSSKKKKKINKYNNEKKEKKCNTRHRGKPQMKNKFVFIKSTPYVLRHSNYNRNLKDLYCIKEIEEIKEIKEIKGIKEIKEIKETFHSTYESHNIKEKSDIHNGNKNDHNNIDNIPNDHKKEIYTSKQYKDEKICMKLQKYLYFKRKRYIISTIYLHYKRKGKDTSKKNIQKEEENKKKQLSYNIYSKGNSIIDNHIKYNNIIDIYKRNNFIYKDDNYRRTYTYDEILENDINISYLIKQINILNVTIICGMRNVGKTFLSKKIKNSIVIDIDEYILKEEIKFDKLSISDFRYYEYITFISSLYLAFYILTFDQNVSMPKHKKVDTIKHVDIKNEKIKWTNHNKQVGPHNHINNKKKNNNNNNNNNNNNYYYCDNHNCLIENKDKEPTSNKKKIVKKVSFSDVCEIYVDDPNFENKYYDENIFYTYTYKGITFYNKKINDLFCRLKKKCIEEKKNGEQRMNNITIVLGGGIIEFDKSKEVLKKLKNVILIKRNKDEIYDICINDNIKPKLNGNIKDIINRRTILYNKLSNAFHFIIPSEDMINKYIRHDEYNKYVNRNELIVHSFLSFFNYPFFKKVLISDIIVNHRPGSNNTNKKKKEEDYNNHYINNYMNDYMNDYNNNYINNYNNHYINNYNNHYINNYINNYNCNNHIIFNNHYRVLYINLNNLRYFPYMNLLNDNYDIIHIKIYKYEQIKLLQLAIFLIRSCTCKEYKIIVKLYPQYFFSYKEYIIKKKKHKKKSNKNYGCDNYICENILHIFYKYKINIFELDNNFLKVAKKILSYKKENIFFIISKKQKKVNELNIQNHLNKLNIFQADIIKLSHHYKISSTKYNLLENILFKFYVHKMKQPINRLTFEKLIHNNDKNKQTHILYYNVIDKYLFYFLYNNITHLSYNKHFLSTIKKKNKTHAHLLNIKQNHENETKNIQNEYSYTHSFYYNNVKPIMFFTTIQNVEQKK